Within Bacillota bacterium, the genomic segment ATTAATCGCTCTGACAATTTATGTATTGCGTCCGGGCGCAAAAGAAAATTAATCTTTACTTTCTCTGCATAATCAATATTTATATGCCGTCCCCCGGCTTTTTCCACCTCTCGTTGGACCGGGCCCAGCCACTGGTAGTCCATAGTCAAATGAACATTACGGTATAATACTTTTTGCAGTACTCCTGCGGCAGTAATACCCTTCACCGCCGCTTCCTTATAAGCCCGTACCAAGCCACCCGCACCTAGTTTAATTCCCCCAAAATACCTGGAAACCACTAATACTGTTCTTAAGAGCCCTTTATGTGAAATAACTTCGAAAACTGGCATTCCTGCCGTCCCACCGGGCTCTCCGTCATCACTGTATTTTTGAATTTGATCGCTTATTCTGTATGCAAACACGTTATGGTTGGCTTTTTTATGATTACCGGCGATGGCTTTGATAAAATCAACAGCTTCTAGCTCATTACCAACCGGAGCAGCACTGGTGATAAAACGAGACTTTTTGATAATTATCTCACTTTCGGCTTGTTGATCAAGAGTCAAATAACTGTCTTGCATAATGGCCTCCGCTTGTCTTATTTAAGGCTCATTTCGTCAATAATCTGTCGTGCAGCTGCTGCCGGGTCTTCCGCAGCGGTTACCGGGCGCCCCACTACAAGGTAGGTTGACCCTGCTTTCAATGCGTCTGCCGGTGTAACTATTCTTTTCTGGTCTCCCGCCGCTGAACCGGCGGGACGAATACCCGGGGTGACAATAATAAATTGCTTACCACACATTTGACGTATAGCTGCTGCCTCCCGGGCCGAAGCCACAACTCCGTCCAGTCCACTATCCTGGGCCATCTTTGCCCAAAGCTTTACTCTTTCCTCTATGCTGCCGGTTATTCCAATCTGGTTATTGAACTCCTCTTGCCCCAAACTTGTCAGCACGGTAACGGCAATAACCCGGGGCCGTCTTATACCCAGGCGGACAGCCTCTTCCCCTGCCGCCCGGGCCGCCGCTTGCATCATTTCTGTTCCACCTGCGGCATGCACATTGATAATCTCTGCCCCATACCTAGTTAAAACCTTCACCGCCCTGGACACGGTGTTAGGAATATCATGGAGTTTTAAATCGATAAATATTTTTGCGCCCAGCTCTCTAATGGTGTGTATTAGATCAGGGCCACAGGAGTAGAACAATTCCATACCCACTTTAAACATATCAACCTGCGGAGTGAGCACGCGAGCCAGTTCCAGGGCCCTTTCTTTACTGTCCACATCCAAAGCCACAATCAGATGCTCATTAGGTTTCAACGAAAAACCTCCTTTTTCCCATCTCACTGGTGTGCCTTCCCAATAAGCTGGTTCACATCAGAATACCCGTTTTTCACTAAAAATTGTTCAATTCCTTCTATAATATCCACTGTAGCCCGGGGGTTGATAAAGTTTGCGGTACCAACAGCTACGGCAGTGGCACCGGCCATTATAAACTCCAGCGCATCTTCAGCAGAAGTTACTCCCCCCATGCCGATGATGGGTAAATTTGTTTCTTTGTAAACCTGCCACACCAAGCGGACAGCAACAGGTTTTACAGCCGGGCCGCTTAAGCCGCCCAGAGTGTTACCCAAAACAGGCCGCATGGTATGTATGTCAATTTTCATGCCCAGCAAAGTATTAATCATGGCCAGCCCATCGGCACCGGCTTCTGCTACACTTTGGGCAACCCTGACTATATCGGTTACATTTGGTGAGAGCTTAACAATTACCGGCAAGTCTGTATTGCCCTTTACCGCACGCGTTACTTCCGCGGCAGCCACGGGATCACTTCCGAACTGCAAGCCACCTTTTTTTACGTTGGGGCAGGATACATTTACTTCAATGCCGGCGGCATATGATTGGTCCAATTTCTTTGCCACCAAACCGTAATCATCCGGTGTATCACCGGAGATATTTACAATTACAGGAATACTAAACTGTTGGAGACGGGGCAAGATCTCATCAACCACAATATCAACCCCGGGGTTTTGCAGCCCAATGGCATTAAGAATGCCGCACGGCGTCTCAACTATACGCGGCGGGGGGTTCCCCTCGCGTGGATGCAGAGTAGTTCCCTTTACTACTAAGGCTCCTAACCTGGAAAGGTCAAGATAATGAGCATATTCCTCTCCGAACCCAAAAGTTCCGGAAGCTGTAGTGACAGGGTTTTTCATTTTTATACCTGCACAATTCACACCAAGGTTAATATCTGTCCTCACTCCCACACCACCTCACTTGCGGAAAATACCGGCCCATCCACGCAAACATGACTGTATGTAAATTCCTCCGGGCGTCCCGTTCGGGTTTTACAAGCACAGGCCAGGCATGCACCCACCCCGCACCCCATTCTTTCCTCCAGGGAAAACTGTCCGGGTACATTATGTTCTTTTATTATTTCGGCCAGCGCCCGCATCATAGGCCGGGGACCGCAGGCAAATACCATATCCAGGCCGGAAATAAAATCCGGTGAGCAGATATCGGTCACCCGGCCATAATGACCGGCTGAACCATCATCTGTAGCCACCTGCACACGGTGACCGAGCTCATGAATATCCTCTACCAGTATAAGGTGCCCGGCGGAAGAAGCACCCAAAAAAACATCCGCAATAGACCCGCTCTCACTGAGCTTCTGAAGCAGGAAATAAAGAGGTGCAATTCCTATGCCCCCCGCAACTACCAATACTTTAGAGGCGACAGGGGGAAGTGTAAACCCATTTCCCAAAGGTCCCATTACATCCAGTTGGTCATAATCATACAGCCTGGCCGTGCCCCGCCCGGCAACCCGGTATAACAGGCTAACCGTACCCTTGTCCTTATCCGCCGTGTGAATACTTATTGGACGGCGAAGCAGCGGATCCAGGGTATCTGAACAAAGTACATGCAAAAATTGCCCCGGCTGTGATCTGTGGGCAATGTCCGGTGCATGTACTCTTAAAAGATTGTATCCCGGCATGATGTGCTTGCGGTTTGTTACTTTTGCGGCGGTCATCAATTTCATAACTGTACCTCCCGGCGATAAAGAAGACTTGGTTCAGGTGGGGTTTCCCCCTCCGGGGACGCGTGACCCCATCTGAACCTTAGTCGCATTTATTTCGAGCTTACAGGCTGTGCGAAGATAAAGAGGATATTAACCCCGGGCCTTTGGGCCCGGGGTTATATTTTACTTTAAGAAAGATACTCCTGTAGTGGGATAATGTCCAGCTTGCTGCCTTCCTTGAACTCTCCCAATACTTCCAGAATGGCCTTGGCAGTGTCCAGGGAAGTCAAGGCCGGTACCCCCATTTCCACCACGGCTCGTCTAATTCGGAAACCATCTCTTTCCGGAGCCTTGCCCTTAGTAAGAGTATTAATCACTAAGTGAATCTTGTTGTCCCGTAAAAGGTCTGCTATATGCGGTGAACCTTCGCGGACCTTATTCACTCTCTCCACCTGCAGTCCTTTATTGGCCAAAAAATCTGCCGTTCCGCCGGTGGCACAAATATTATAACCAAGATCGGCAAATCCCTTTACAATGGGATATGCTTCTTCCTTATCCTTGTCGGCAATGGTGGCCAAAATTGTACCCCGGAAGGGGAATACACATCCTGAGGCTACAAGTGCCTTGTAAAGGGCCGCCCTGTAAGAGTGATTAACTCCCATCACCTCTCCGGTGGATTTCATTTCAGGCCCAAGTGAAATATCCACTTGCAGCAGTTTGGCAAAGCTAAATACCGGTGCTTTAACCCCCACTATATTTGGCTCGGGATATAATCCACTCTCGTAACCCATCGCTTTAAGATTTTGACCCAAAATAGCCTTGGTGGCTAAATTAACCATGGGAATACCGGTAATCTTACTCATGTAAGGCACGGTACGGCTGGCCCGAGGATTAACTTCCAGTACATAAAGTTCCCCGTCAAATAACACGTATTGTATATTAATCATACCTCTGACGTCCAACTCTTTGGCCAACCTGGTAGTATAATCCACTATTTTATCACGGGTGGATTGATCCAGGCCGTCAGGCGGGTAAACCGCTATACTGTCGCCTGAATGCACCCCGGCTCTTTCCACGTGCTTCATAATGCCGGGAATCATTACCGTCTCCCCGTCACAAATGGCATCCACTTCCAACTCCACACCCAGGAAGTATTTATCAACCAACACCGGGTGTTCAGGCGTTACTAATACAGCGTTATTCATGTAGTTGCGCAGTTCGTCCATATTATACACTATTTCCATGGCTCTGCCGCCCAGCACGTAAGAAGGGCGTACCAGTACAGGAAAACCAATCTTTTTGGCGATTATTTCGGCCTGTTCGTAAGAAATAGCGGTCTTCCCGGGCGGGCGCGGTATATTTAGTTTATTAAGCATATCATCGAAGCGCTCGCGGTCTTCAGCCCGGTCAATTCCGTCCATGGAAGTACCCAACACCTTGATGCCTTCTTTGCTCAACTTTTCCGCCAGGTTAATGGCTGTTTGACCACCGAATTGAACAATAACCCCTTCCGGTCTTTCCTTTTCCAAAATCCTCAATACATCTTCGGTAACCAATGGCTCGAAGTAAAGCCTGTCGGAAGTATCAAAGTCGGTACTTACTGTTTCCGGGTTATTGTTAATGATAATGGCTTCCATACCCTCTTCCTGGAGGGACCAAACTGAATGTACACAGCAGTAGTCAAATTCAATACCCTGACCGATACGAATAGGTCCACCGCCCAGTACCACAACCTTACGATTATTTGTGGTCTCAACCTCGTCCTCAGTATCGTAGCAGGAATAGTAATAAGGGGTTTGGGCTTCAAACTCAGCAGCACAAGTGTCAACCATCTTATAAACGGGTTTTATATTATGCCCAATGCGAAGTTCACGAACTTCCTTTTCGGTTACCCCCGCAGCCTGGGCCAAATAAGCATCTGCCATGCCCATTCGCTTGGCCTTGATAAGAAATTCAGAAGTTAAAGTGTTGATGCCGCCCCTGCTAAGAGCGGATTCCATATCAACAATGTTTTTAATTTTTTGTAGGAAAAACACATCAACTTTAGATATATTGTGGATATGCTCCAGCAGCATACCGCGCCTGAGCGCCTCTGCAATTATAAATAAGCGCTCATCTTCAGGAAATCGAAGCTTATTTTCTATATCCTCATCTGACAAGTCCTTGGCTCCCGGCAAAATCAATCCCGAAATGCCAATTTCGAGCGAGCGCACGGCCTTCATTACGGCACCTTCAAAGGTACGGTCAATGGACATTACTTCACCGGTGGCCTTCATTTGTGTGCCCAGGGTGCGGTCGCCAAGGGCGAACTTATCAAAGGGCCAGCGTGGGAACTTTAACACCACATAGTCAATGGCGGGTTCAAAGCAAGCGTAGGTTTTGCCTGTTACAGCATTTCTAATTTCGTCCAGCGTATAACCGATGCCGATCTTACTGGCTACCTTGGCAATAGGATACCCCGTAGCCTTGGATGCCAGTGCGGAAGATCTGGAGACCCTTGGATTTACTTCAATTACATAATAATCAAAACTATTGGGGTCAAGGGCAAACTGCACATTACAACCACCCTCCACACCCAGTGCTCGAATAATCTTTAAGGATGCGGTACGCAGCATCTGGTATTCCTTATCACTGAGAGTTTGGGCGGGGGCAGTTACAATGCTGTCACCGGTATGAACACCCATGGGATCAAGGTTTTCCATGCTACAGATGGTTATGCAATTATCAGCACCGTCCCGCATGACCTCATACTCCAGTTCCTTCCAACCTACCAAACTCTTTTCAATCAGGGCCTGGTGAATGATGCTGGCTTTGAGACCGTAACCTGCAATATTGATGAGCTCTTCCATACTGGAAACCATGCCGCCCCCGGT encodes:
- a CDS encoding YigZ family protein; translated protein: MQDSYLTLDQQAESEIIIKKSRFITSAAPVGNELEAVDFIKAIAGNHKKANHNVFAYRISDQIQKYSDDGEPGGTAGMPVFEVISHKGLLRTVLVVSRYFGGIKLGAGGLVRAYKEAAVKGITAAGVLQKVLYRNVHLTMDYQWLGPVQREVEKAGGRHINIDYAEKVKINFLLRPDAIHKLSERLIDLTAAQIQVNDGKSIYLGVDFLNHCF
- the pyrF gene encoding orotidine-5'-phosphate decarboxylase — translated: MKPNEHLIVALDVDSKERALELARVLTPQVDMFKVGMELFYSCGPDLIHTIRELGAKIFIDLKLHDIPNTVSRAVKVLTRYGAEIINVHAAGGTEMMQAAARAAGEEAVRLGIRRPRVIAVTVLTSLGQEEFNNQIGITGSIEERVKLWAKMAQDSGLDGVVASAREAAAIRQMCGKQFIIVTPGIRPAGSAAGDQKRIVTPADALKAGSTYLVVGRPVTAAEDPAAAARQIIDEMSLK
- a CDS encoding dihydroorotate dehydrogenase, which gives rise to MRTDINLGVNCAGIKMKNPVTTASGTFGFGEEYAHYLDLSRLGALVVKGTTLHPREGNPPPRIVETPCGILNAIGLQNPGVDIVVDEILPRLQQFSIPVIVNISGDTPDDYGLVAKKLDQSYAAGIEVNVSCPNVKKGGLQFGSDPVAAAEVTRAVKGNTDLPVIVKLSPNVTDIVRVAQSVAEAGADGLAMINTLLGMKIDIHTMRPVLGNTLGGLSGPAVKPVAVRLVWQVYKETNLPIIGMGGVTSAEDALEFIMAGATAVAVGTANFINPRATVDIIEGIEQFLVKNGYSDVNQLIGKAHQ
- a CDS encoding dihydroorotate dehydrogenase electron transfer subunit; translation: MKLMTAAKVTNRKHIMPGYNLLRVHAPDIAHRSQPGQFLHVLCSDTLDPLLRRPISIHTADKDKGTVSLLYRVAGRGTARLYDYDQLDVMGPLGNGFTLPPVASKVLVVAGGIGIAPLYFLLQKLSESGSIADVFLGASSAGHLILVEDIHELGHRVQVATDDGSAGHYGRVTDICSPDFISGLDMVFACGPRPMMRALAEIIKEHNVPGQFSLEERMGCGVGACLACACKTRTGRPEEFTYSHVCVDGPVFSASEVVWE
- the carB gene encoding carbamoyl-phosphate synthase large subunit, giving the protein MPRRNDIKKVMVIGSGPIIIGQAAEFDYAGTQACQALKEEGLEVVLINSNPATIMTDANMADRIYIEPITEDFVMKVIRKEKPDGLLPSLGGQVGLNMALQLSEKGLLQAEGVELLGTQLDAIKRAEDREEFKDTMARINEPVPESTIVSSVDEAVEFAKKIGFPLVVRPAYTLGGTGGGMVSSMEELINIAGYGLKASIIHQALIEKSLVGWKELEYEVMRDGADNCITICSMENLDPMGVHTGDSIVTAPAQTLSDKEYQMLRTASLKIIRALGVEGGCNVQFALDPNSFDYYVIEVNPRVSRSSALASKATGYPIAKVASKIGIGYTLDEIRNAVTGKTYACFEPAIDYVVLKFPRWPFDKFALGDRTLGTQMKATGEVMSIDRTFEGAVMKAVRSLEIGISGLILPGAKDLSDEDIENKLRFPEDERLFIIAEALRRGMLLEHIHNISKVDVFFLQKIKNIVDMESALSRGGINTLTSEFLIKAKRMGMADAYLAQAAGVTEKEVRELRIGHNIKPVYKMVDTCAAEFEAQTPYYYSCYDTEDEVETTNNRKVVVLGGGPIRIGQGIEFDYCCVHSVWSLQEEGMEAIIINNNPETVSTDFDTSDRLYFEPLVTEDVLRILEKERPEGVIVQFGGQTAINLAEKLSKEGIKVLGTSMDGIDRAEDRERFDDMLNKLNIPRPPGKTAISYEQAEIIAKKIGFPVLVRPSYVLGGRAMEIVYNMDELRNYMNNAVLVTPEHPVLVDKYFLGVELEVDAICDGETVMIPGIMKHVERAGVHSGDSIAVYPPDGLDQSTRDKIVDYTTRLAKELDVRGMINIQYVLFDGELYVLEVNPRASRTVPYMSKITGIPMVNLATKAILGQNLKAMGYESGLYPEPNIVGVKAPVFSFAKLLQVDISLGPEMKSTGEVMGVNHSYRAALYKALVASGCVFPFRGTILATIADKDKEEAYPIVKGFADLGYNICATGGTADFLANKGLQVERVNKVREGSPHIADLLRDNKIHLVINTLTKGKAPERDGFRIRRAVVEMGVPALTSLDTAKAILEVLGEFKEGSKLDIIPLQEYLS